One genomic segment of Candidatus Aminicenantes bacterium includes these proteins:
- a CDS encoding YgeY family selenium metabolism-linked hydrolase yields MDKIAAKVLQLAEQYRDYSAQNLSRLVRIKSLTAGEKEMAAELKKQMADAGFAQVRLDGLGSVHGRVGTGKRLIAVDAHIDTVDQGNLENWSEDPFSGRVADGFVHGRGSVDQKGGAAAMVTAGRILAELGVPNDLTVLVTGTVMEEDCDGLCWKYIIEEEKIRPELVIITEPTALGIYRGHRGRMEMRVSFKGLSAHGSAPERGQNAIYMGSRACLEIEKLNERLKSDDFLGKGSVTVSEFVSGSPSLCAVADFARIHLDRRLTAGETKETALAEVRALVKGMPAAVEVLQYREKAYTGKEYSMEKYYPTWKLEPDHPAVARAETVFRSLFDKEPRVDKWTFSTNAIAITGIHNIPCIGFGPGDEVGAHAPNEKVPIDDLVKAAAFYALYALQWSGTNTSSAGPR; encoded by the coding sequence ATGGATAAAATTGCTGCAAAAGTTCTGCAGCTGGCCGAACAGTACCGGGATTATTCGGCCCAAAACCTCTCGCGATTGGTCAGGATCAAGTCGCTGACCGCCGGGGAAAAAGAGATGGCCGCGGAGCTGAAGAAGCAGATGGCGGATGCCGGCTTCGCCCAAGTAAGGCTCGACGGCCTGGGCAGCGTCCACGGCCGCGTCGGCACGGGCAAGCGCCTGATCGCCGTCGACGCCCATATCGACACCGTCGACCAGGGCAATCTCGAAAACTGGAGCGAGGATCCCTTTTCCGGGCGCGTCGCGGACGGCTTCGTCCATGGCCGCGGCAGCGTCGACCAGAAGGGCGGGGCGGCGGCCATGGTCACGGCCGGCCGCATCCTGGCCGAGCTCGGCGTGCCAAACGACCTGACCGTCCTGGTCACCGGCACGGTCATGGAAGAGGACTGCGACGGGCTGTGCTGGAAATACATCATCGAGGAGGAAAAGATCCGCCCCGAGCTGGTGATCATCACCGAGCCGACCGCCCTGGGCATCTACCGCGGCCACCGCGGCCGCATGGAGATGCGCGTGAGCTTCAAGGGGCTCTCAGCGCACGGCTCGGCGCCCGAGCGCGGCCAGAACGCCATTTACATGGGTTCCCGCGCCTGTTTGGAGATCGAAAAGCTCAATGAACGCCTGAAAAGCGACGACTTCCTGGGGAAAGGGTCGGTCACGGTCAGCGAGTTTGTCTCGGGTTCGCCTTCGCTCTGCGCCGTGGCCGATTTCGCCCGCATCCACCTCGACCGGCGCCTCACCGCCGGCGAGACGAAGGAGACGGCCCTGGCCGAGGTGCGTGCGCTGGTGAAGGGCATGCCCGCCGCTGTCGAAGTACTGCAGTACCGCGAGAAAGCCTATACCGGAAAAGAGTACAGCATGGAAAAATATTACCCGACCTGGAAACTGGAGCCGGACCACCCGGCCGTGGCCCGCGCCGAAACGGTTTTCCGCTCCCTTTTCGATAAAGAACCGCGCGTGGACAAGTGGACCTTCTCGACCAACGCCATCGCCATCACCGGCATCCACAATATCCCCTGCATCGGCTTCGGCCCCGGCGACGAGGTAGGCGCCCATGCTCCGAACGAGAAGGTGCCGATCGACGACCTGGTCAAGGCGGCGGCGTTTTACGCCCTCTATGCCCTGCAATGGAGCGGCACAAATACGAGCTCCGCGGGACCAAGATAA
- a CDS encoding FAD binding domain-containing protein: protein MLTFIVNNKEVKTNAPAASSLVDYIRNDLHLYGTKIGCREGDCGACTILVGEMEDGELKYQTMNSCLMPLGNADRKHIVTIEGVNGPELTPVQAALLENNGTQCGFCTPGFVMAFYGFCLNMGKEKNLANAIEAISGNICRCTGYKSIEKAAGAIVKKLQPPHRGPSGPMPGAVTMEWLVNNKFLPEYFLAIPERLRKIAPAAAAAVRESGYIIAGGTDVLLQDPEGALAAENVNLVYGASEYSRIKFAEGKCYVGSAVTVKELKESKELRAYFPRLDEYLKLMASPPIRNMATVGGNIANGSPIGDLCVMMMALDAILVLRRQGETREVKLKEFFIGYKKVNKDPEEFIQWIVFDLPDVHSRFSFEKISKRGHLDMATVNSAMSIILAGGVIKKASFAVGGLGPTIRNMAKTADFLLGKKISNHTFQEANLIAQNEITPRSRADYKRALVRQQLFIHLMSFAPEAISLEALK, encoded by the coding sequence ATGCTTACTTTTATCGTCAACAACAAAGAAGTGAAAACCAACGCCCCCGCCGCCAGTTCGTTGGTGGATTACATTCGCAACGATTTGCATCTGTACGGCACGAAAATAGGCTGCCGCGAAGGCGACTGCGGCGCGTGCACGATCCTGGTGGGAGAAATGGAGGACGGTGAACTGAAATATCAGACGATGAACTCCTGCCTCATGCCGCTGGGCAATGCCGACCGCAAACACATCGTCACCATCGAAGGCGTCAATGGTCCCGAACTGACTCCCGTTCAAGCCGCTCTTCTCGAAAACAATGGAACGCAGTGCGGTTTTTGCACGCCGGGTTTCGTTATGGCCTTTTACGGTTTTTGTTTGAACATGGGCAAGGAAAAAAATCTTGCCAACGCCATCGAAGCCATCTCCGGAAATATCTGCCGCTGCACGGGCTACAAATCCATCGAAAAGGCCGCGGGTGCCATCGTTAAAAAATTACAGCCCCCTCATCGGGGACCTTCAGGGCCCATGCCGGGCGCCGTGACCATGGAGTGGCTGGTAAACAATAAATTCCTGCCCGAATATTTCCTGGCTATCCCGGAAAGATTAAGGAAGATCGCTCCGGCCGCTGCGGCGGCAGTCCGGGAGTCCGGGTACATTATCGCCGGCGGCACCGACGTCTTGCTGCAGGACCCGGAAGGCGCCCTGGCAGCTGAAAATGTGAATCTTGTTTATGGGGCAAGCGAATACAGCCGGATTAAATTTGCGGAAGGTAAATGCTATGTCGGATCGGCCGTCACGGTCAAAGAGCTGAAAGAATCCAAGGAACTCCGCGCCTATTTTCCCAGGCTGGATGAGTATCTCAAATTGATGGCCTCCCCGCCCATCAGAAACATGGCCACCGTCGGCGGCAACATCGCCAACGGTTCGCCGATCGGAGATCTTTGCGTCATGATGATGGCCCTCGATGCCATTCTCGTCCTCCGCCGCCAAGGCGAAACCAGGGAAGTGAAACTGAAGGAATTTTTCATCGGCTATAAAAAAGTGAATAAAGATCCGGAAGAGTTTATCCAGTGGATTGTTTTTGATCTTCCCGATGTCCATTCGCGCTTCAGCTTTGAAAAGATAAGCAAGCGGGGGCATTTGGACATGGCCACCGTCAATTCGGCCATGAGCATCATTCTTGCCGGCGGCGTTATCAAAAAAGCTTCTTTCGCCGTTGGCGGGCTTGGGCCTACCATCCGCAACATGGCTAAAACGGCCGACTTTTTGCTCGGCAAAAAAATAAGCAATCATACATTCCAGGAGGCCAATCTCATCGCCCAGAACGAGATCACCCCGCGTAGCCGAGCCGACTACAAGCGCGCCCTCGTCAGGCAGCAGCTTTTCATCCACCTCATGAGTTTTGCGCCGGAAGCAATTTCTCTGGAGGCGTTAAAATGA